One Caretta caretta isolate rCarCar2 chromosome 24, rCarCar1.hap1, whole genome shotgun sequence genomic region harbors:
- the CEACAM19 gene encoding cell adhesion molecule CEACAM19, with the protein MGGPCFWDTPYKGVLFAGCLLLCWGPHTVVCTFVVHVIPEAPSVGQNVTLSVEGGLEPLRHFDWYRGRLADGSTRIFSYFPGQGRPQRNGVQFTGREVGFPNGSLLLRGAQANDSGTYRVALQLVPQGSEKGTVELRVSAPATTLGPRTLPPPGSDTEPPPATAAPSTPQVLGWVVAGVVVGILLTGALGAVVIYHLVLRRSDLAGGSTGKLDPKGKKPPRSPRDDTEPIYEVMESPLELPQPEGRNPETDPRAPPAMPLPPQPDPNYMELLQRVESVYAQIQR; encoded by the exons ATGGGAGGGCCTTGTTTCTGGGACACCCCATATAAGGGGGTTCTGTTTGCAG GCTGTCTCCTGTTGTGCTGGGGTCCCCACACTGTGGTTTGTACTTTTGTGGTGCACGTGATCCCGGAGGCGCCGTCCGTGGGGCAGAACGTCACTCTGTCCGTGGAAGGTGGCTTGGAGCCCCTGCGTCACTTCGACTGGTACCGGGGGCGGCTGGCTGATGGCAGCACCCGCATCTTCAGCTACTTCCCTGGGCAGGGCCGCCCCCAGCGCAATGGGGTGCAGTTCACGGGCCGCGAGGTTGGCTTTCCCAACGGGTCTCTGCTCCTCCGGGGCGCCCAGGCCAACGACAGCGGCACCTACCGGGTCGCTCTCCAGCTGGTGCCGCAGGGCAGCGAGAAGGGCACTGTGGAGCTGCGGGTGAGCG CCCCAGCGACCACCCTGGGCCCAAGGACGCTGCCCCCCCCGGGTTCAGACACAGAGCCACCCCCGGCCACAGCGGCCCCCAGCACCCCGCAGGTCCTGGGCTGGGTGGTGGCAGGGGTCGTGGTTGGGATTTTGCTGACCGGAGCTCTGGGGGCCGTGGTCATCTACCACCTCGTCCTGCGCAGGTCGGACCTGGCCGGAGG CTCCACAGGAAAACTGGATCCCAAAGGGAAGAAACCACCAAGATCTCCCAGGG ATGACACAGAGCCAATTTATGAGGTGATGGAGTCTCCGTTGGAGTTGCCCCAGCCAGAGGGGAGAAACCCCGAAACTGACCCCCGAGCTCCCCCG GCCATGCCCTTGCCTCCCCAGCCAGACCCCAACTACATG gagctgctgcagcgaGTGGAGTCCGTGTATGCCCAGATCCAGAGGTGA